In a genomic window of Pseudomonas putida:
- a CDS encoding c-type cytochrome, translating into MTKWLLVAGVLMPLYSAQATQDPEAVYNRVCGACHSGQLPMAPKRGDQEAWTPRLAKGMETLVQHVTQGFKAMPPRGLCMDCSAEDYRAIIQWMSE; encoded by the coding sequence ATGACGAAATGGCTGCTGGTAGCCGGGGTCTTGATGCCGCTTTACAGCGCTCAGGCTACACAAGATCCGGAAGCCGTGTACAACCGTGTTTGTGGTGCCTGTCATTCCGGCCAACTACCCATGGCGCCCAAAAGAGGCGATCAGGAAGCTTGGACGCCGAGGTTGGCGAAAGGTATGGAGACGCTGGTACAACACGTGACCCAGGGTTTCAAGGCGATGCCGCCGCGTGGTTTGTGCATGGACTGCAGTGCCGAGGATTACCGAGCCATCATCCAGTGGATGAGCGAGTAA
- a CDS encoding c-type cytochrome: MNKLIVSLLLTVGISGAAYAAGEPVKPGDAAAGQAKAAVCGACHGPDGNSMAPNFPKLAGQGERYLTKQLHDIKSGKRTVLEMTGLLTNLSDQDLADIAAYFASQKGSVGAADPKIVARGEALFRGGDLAKGMPACTGCHSPNGAGNAAAGFPHLGGQHAQYVTKQLTDFRKEEGGRTNDGDAKPMQSIAKKMSDEDIAAVSSYIQGLH, encoded by the coding sequence ATGAACAAACTGATCGTGAGTCTGCTGTTGACCGTGGGGATCTCCGGCGCTGCCTATGCCGCAGGTGAGCCAGTAAAACCTGGTGACGCCGCAGCAGGCCAGGCAAAAGCCGCCGTATGTGGCGCCTGTCATGGCCCGGATGGCAACAGCATGGCGCCTAACTTTCCAAAACTGGCCGGCCAGGGTGAACGCTACCTGACCAAGCAGCTGCACGACATCAAGTCGGGCAAGCGCACCGTTCTGGAAATGACCGGCCTGCTGACCAACCTGAGCGATCAGGACCTGGCGGACATCGCCGCCTACTTCGCCAGCCAGAAAGGCAGCGTCGGCGCCGCCGACCCGAAAATCGTGGCTCGCGGTGAAGCGCTGTTCCGTGGCGGTGACCTGGCCAAGGGCATGCCAGCCTGCACCGGTTGCCACTCGCCAAACGGCGCGGGCAACGCCGCTGCCGGCTTCCCGCACCTGGGTGGCCAGCACGCTCAATACGTCACCAAGCAACTGACCGATTTCCGCAAGGAAGAAGGCGGCCGCACCAACGACGGCGACGCCAAACCGATGCAGAGCATTGCCAAGAAGATGAGCGACGAAGACATCGCCGCCGTGTCGAGCTACATTCAAGGCCTGCACTAA